Proteins encoded in a region of the Drosophila busckii strain San Diego stock center, stock number 13000-0081.31 chromosome 2L, ASM1175060v1, whole genome shotgun sequence genome:
- the LOC108605976 gene encoding LOW QUALITY PROTEIN: mucin-2 (The sequence of the model RefSeq protein was modified relative to this genomic sequence to represent the inferred CDS: inserted 2 bases in 1 codon) has translation MSSVIYVDLSSDSEDEGPPDAKRARREAAKLHLSASKQLPSKLLQIQKATISKVPATVAVALKTTTATTTTSPAVGANATTTTAAGAFRSMQIPSGITVTKHNVNMNSKLLFEPNNNNSSSNNNNNNNNNSTSLKSKSIKLTTVGQKAPATLATITSVPTPQSVKLSPMGKAWLQKPSVQSQLKVIGQQQLTLQQQQQLKNTGSLHKQLKTLPATTIQQHSPQRSTEATPQLQQLQRSTAATPQQQQSQRSTVAAAPQQQQQAQRSTAPNPQQQQLQRSTAATSQQQQPQRSTAATPQQQQPQCSSIATVRKTAQRVSIPQQQHQPPRSPAITFQQQPCSTATITPHQQQKSPARTNSQLPQKPTAAPLVMAAPLVKPALRLTAPPTMQITSAQKLPLKLNPIMLQRLPTVQIKTGQKLTAATTLPAPSTQPPALSATTPIISTKKVKLATAPPAAHISNISSNNIVRASASTPPLLAKLTASKPSLVVSSVNNNSAARTMPYKPTAAVVAATTVNPAPIKSISTTTPTQSLTAGATPPLRLLATPPHCAAALNEPLLLNLPPTTSITPQLTPTTTPPPPTATAATTLPLSKPNFPAASISPVSKPNFPAASISPVTKPAAKRVQPITVLKKSDEEWRKHMAQQQLKELEQQKQQKLKEQRACTPTIVLVESPPTTPPTEKEAEPVKRKLSPAAASGPASLVSEYSALLQLCRELDKTPDMTRLIDTKLLKYYHSVHESFVRSRGFRKQLEQTMERIRAEPDMIYVHLKCVVDELKVRRKAKAVVLDATPPVDEETSAPAVAPTAANIPAATSTPTPSPTATPSTGNKRTDERIRKLNRTLYTITKRISALEEADVDWNDDDDSSYLQVERYKKRACQIYEKICDLTGESKSAHRQLKQPICFKDSPHPQFNRTLSAFVNRMHEFPDYHDVLQLLEHCNKEKELGLATFEMKRIAHDAFVKVGRLLQARRKTDLYETVTHFTANAKDPAASDADLLAKLNENNKKQTKISDILEKFAREQDLTTEEQREARLKEKQLXQQQQQQQTLPLAIIAVDADDKPSTSAEAAQALSNGSTAHAVISESESEEDEDESDEDVDTFVDNFKANGDLSDADVESDTEANASPKTITAAANVIVNDVTRVKTAAIKENVEHDYYYALDNGMPKDATATGLTSLKVISVSSLNASVSKEQQQQQQQQKQQQPIQSRLTIGTEIVISDEES, from the exons ATGTCTTCGGTCATTTATGTGGATTTAAGTTCAGATTCAGAGGATGAG GGTCCGCCCGATGCTAAGAGAGCCCGTCGTGAGGCAGCTAAGTTGCATTTATCCGCATCAAAGCAGCTGCCCagtaaattattgcaaatacaAAAGGCTACAATTAGTAAAGTGCCTGCCACAGTTGCTGTAGCCTTaaaaacgacaacagcaacaacaactacatcGCCGGCAGTAGGAGCAAatgcaacgacaacaacagctgcagggGCCTTCAG GTCCATGCAAATACCTAGCGGCATTACAGTCACCAAGCACAATGTCAATATGAATTCAAAATTGCTGTTTGAacccaacaataacaacagtagtagtaataataataataataataataacaacagtactagcttaaaaagcaaatctATAAAACTTACAACAGTTGGCCAAAAGGCTCCTGCCACATTGGCCACAATTACCAGCGTTCCCACTCCACAGTCAGTGAAGTTGTCGCCCATGGGGAAAGCCTGGCTTCAAAAACCCTCAGTACAGTCGCAGCTAAAAGTAATTGGACAACAACAGCTaacattgcagcaacaacaacagctgaagAACACAGGAAGTTTGCATAAGCAACTAAAGACGTTGCCTGCAACTACAATACAACAGCACTCGCCACAGCGTTCAACGGAAGCAACGCCTCAACTGCAACAACTACAGCGttcgacagcagcaacaccgcaacagcaacaatctcAGCGCTcgacagtagcagcagcacctcaacaacaacaacaagcacagcGTTCAACAGCACCAAacccacaacagcaacaactacagcgttcaacagcagcaacgtcccaacaacaacaaccacagcgatcaacagcagcaacgccccaacaacaacaaccacagtgTTCGTCAATAGCAACGGTCCGTAAAACAGCACAGCGAGTTTCAAtcccccaacaacaacatcaacccCCGCGCTCGCCAGCTATCACGTTTCAACAGCAACCGTGCTCGACAGCTACAATAACaccacaccaacaacaaaagtcacCTGCGCGCACTAATTCGCAGCTGCCCCAAAAACCTACCGCTGCACCTTTAGTAATGGCAGCACCGCTGGTAAAGCCAGCACTGCGTTTAACAGCACCCCCAACGATGCAGATCACGAGTGCACAAAAGTTGCCCTTGAAATTGAATCCAATAATGCTACAGCGTTTGCCCACAGTGCAGATAAAGACAGGGCAAAAATTGACAGCGGCAACAACGTTGCCGGCGCCGTCGACGCAGCCGCCAGCACTTAGCGCAACAACGCCAATAATTTCAACCAAAAAAGTGAAACTTGCAacagcgccgccagcagcacacATCTCAAatataagcagcaacaacatagtGAGAGCATCAGCTTCAACGCCACCGCTTCTGGCCAAACTCACGGCAAGCAAACCCAGTCTAGTGGTATCTAGCGTGAACAATAATAGCGCCGCACGCACAATGCCCTAcaaaccaacagcagcagtagtagcagcaacaacagtaaacCCAGCGCCCATTAAAAGTATAAGcacgaccacgcccacacaatCATTGACAGCAGGCGCGACACCGCCATTGCGATTGCTAGCAACGCCGCCACACTGTGCTGCGGCGCTTAATGAGCCGCTGTTGCTGAATTTGCCACCGACCACCAGCATAACGCCACAGCTGACGCCAACTACAACTCCGCCGCCaccaacggcaacagcagcaactactttGCCATTAAGTAAACCAAATTTTCCAGCTGCTAGCATTTCGCCTGTAAGCAAACCAAATTTTCCAGCTGCCAGCATTTCGCCTGTAACCAAACCAGCTGCCAAGCGTGTGCAGCCCATAACGGTGCTAAAGAAGTCAGATGAGGAATGGCGCAAGCAcatggcgcagcagcaactaaaggaattggagcaacaaaagcaacagaagCTAAAAGAGCAGCGAGCATGCACGCCTACTATAGTGTTAGTAGAATCACCGCCCACAACGCCGCCCACTGAAAAGGAAGCTGAACCAGTTAAGCGCAAGTTGTCGCCAGCTGCAGCGTCAGGACCAGCATCCTTGGTCTCGGAATAttctgcgctgctgcagctctgtCGTGAGCTGGACAAGACACCAGATATGACGCGCCTCATAGATACTAAGCTGCTCAAATATTATCATAGTGTGCATGAGAGCTTTGTGCGCTCGCGTGGCTTTCgcaagcagctggagcaaaCGATGGAACGCATACGCGCCGAGCCGGATATGATCTATGTGCATCTTAAGTGTGTGGTCGATGAACTGAAGGTGCGacgcaaagccaaagcggTGGTGCTGGATGCGACGCCACCGGTAGATGAAGAAACTTCTGCGCCGGCGGTGGCGCCGACTGCAGCAAACATTCCTGCTGCCACGTCTACTCCCACACCCTCACCCACAGCCACTCCCAGCACAGGCAATAAACGGACAGATGAGCGGATACGCAAATTAAATCGAACTCTTTACACCATAACAAAACGTATTAGCGCGCTGGAGGAAGCGGATGTTGATTGgaacgatgatgatgattcgAGCTATCTGCAAGTGGAGCGCTATAAAAAGCGCGCCTGTCAAATCTATGAAAAAATCTGTGATCTAACCGGTGAAAGTAAAAGCGCGCATCGTCAGCTAAAGCAGCCTATATGCTTCAAGGACTCACCTCATCCACAATTCAATCGAACGCTTTCTGCGTTTGTCAATCGCATGCATGAGTTTCCAGATTATCATgatgtgttgcagctgcttgagcaTTGCAACAAGGAGAAGGAACTTGGACTGGCCACATTCGAAATGAAGCGCATAG CTCACGATGCTTTTGTTAAAGTGGGCCGCCTGCTGCAGGCGCGGCGCAAGACTGATCTCTACGAGACCGTTACACATTTTACAGCCAATGCTAAGGATCCCGCAGCCAGCGATGCCGATTTGCTTGCTAAGCTGAATGagaataacaaaaagcaaaccaaGATTAGTGACATTTTGGAAaa ATTTGCTCGAGAGCAGGATCTTACCACGGAGGAGCAGCGCGAGGCGCGTTTAAAAGAGAagcagct gcagcaacaacaacaacagcaaacctTGCCACTAGCAATTATTGCTGTAGACGCTGATGATAAGCCCAGTACCAGTGCTGAGGCAGCGCAGGCGCTAAGCAATGGCAGCACGGCACATGCTGTCATCAGCGAAAGTGAAAGCGAAGAAGATGAGGATGAGTCCGATGAGGATGTGGACACATTTGTGGATAACTTCAAAGCCAATGGCGATCTTAGCGATGCCGATGTAGAGTCCGATACAGAAGCGAATGCCTCACCAAAGACCATAACTGCAGCTGCTAATGTGATAGTTAACGATGTAACGAGAGTTAAGACTGCTGCCATCAAAGAGAATGTAGAACACGATTACTACTATGCCCTGGATAATGGCATGCCAAAggatgcaacagcaactggccTCACGTCGCTTAAGGTCATTTCCGTCTCTAGTCTAAATGCCAGTGTGtccaaggagcagcagcagcaacaacaacaacagaagcagcagcagccaattcAATCACGGCTAACTATAGGCACTGAAATTGTCATATCGGATGAGGAGTCataa
- the LOC108594248 gene encoding glutaryl-CoA dehydrogenase, mitochondrial, translating into MIAQSVIAKLRPCMRRLPSSSSKASSVKFNWQDPLNLESQLTEEEIAIRDAFNGYCQSELLPRVKVANRLEQFDKKIMEEIGSMGVLGCTIKGFGCAGVSNVAYGLLTREVERVDSAYRSAVSVQSSLAMGAIYDFGSEAQKQKYLPSMAQGKLIGAFGLTEPNHGSDPGGMETRAKYDSKTKSYILNGSKTWITSAPIADLMVVWAKCEDGKLRGFIVDREISGKGLDTPRIEGKFSLRASPTGMILMDDVHVPEEQVLPNALGFSGPFNCLNNARYGIAWGALGAAEACVEIARQYTLDRKQFGRPLAANQLIQKKLADATTEIALGLQACIQVGRLKDQKLHTPEQICMIKRNNAGKSLDIARQMRDMLGGNGISDEYHVIRHVMNLESVNTYEGTHDIHALILGRAITGLAAFAN; encoded by the exons ATGATTGCGCAAAGTGTAATCGCCAAGTTGCGCCCGTGCATGCGCCGtctgccaagcagcagcagcaaggcgaGCAGCGTTAAATTCAACTGGCAGGATCCGTTGAATCTGGAGAGTCAGCTGACGGAGGAGGAGATTGCCATACGCGATGCTTTTAACGGCTACTGCCAGTCGGAGTTGCTGCCGCGCGTTAAGGTGGCCAATCGATTGGAACAGTTCGACAAGAAGATAATGGAGGAAATCGGCAGCATGGGCGTCTTAGGTTGCACAATCAAGGGTTTCGGCTGTGCTGGCGTTTCTAATGTGGCATACGGACTGCTAACGCGTGAGGTGGAACGTGTCGATTCTGCATATCGTTCGGCTGTGAGCGTGCAAAGCTCATTGGCCATGGGAGCCATCTATGACTTTGGTTCCGAAGCGCagaagcaaaaatatttgcccaGCATGGCGCAGGGCAAACTGATAG gTGCCTTTGGTCTAACCGAGCCCAATCATGGCAGCGATCCTGGTGGCATGGAAACACGTGCCAAGTACGACAGCAAGACCAAGAGCTACATACTGAACGGCTCAAAGACTTGGATAACCAGCGCACCTATTGCTGATCTTATGGTCGTTTGGGCAAAATGCGAGGATGGCAAGCTACGTGGTTTTATTGTGGATCGTGAAATATCCGGCAAAGGCTTGGATACGCCTAGAATTGAAGGAAAATTCTCGCTGCGTGCTTCGCCCACTGGCATGATACTAATGGATGACGTGCACGTGCCGGAGGAGCAAGTGTTGCCCAATGCCCTAGGCTTTAGTGGACCCTTTAATTGCCTAAACAATGCACGCTATGGCATAGCCTGGGGTGCCTTGGGCGCTGCAGAGGCTTGTGTGGAAATAGCTCGTCAATATACGCTTGATCGCAAACAATTTGGCAGACCATTGGCTGCCAATCAGCTGATACAGAAGAAATTGGCGGATGCTACAACAGAAATCGCTCTGGGTTTGCAGGCGTGTATACAAGTGGGTCGCCTCAAGGATCAGAAGCTGCACACACCCGAGCAGATTTGCATGATCAAGCGCAACAATGCTGGCAAATCTCTGGATATTGCGCGTCAAATGCGCGATATGCTGGGTGGCAATGGCATCAGTGATGAGTACCATGTGATTCGACATGTGATGAATCTGGAGTCGGTCAATACCTATGAGGGTACACATGATATACATGCGCTTATCTTGGGACGTGCCATTACCGGACTGGCGGCCTTTGCCAACTAA
- the LOC108599711 gene encoding PHD finger-like domain-containing protein 5A: MAKHHPDLIFCRKQPGVAIGRLCEKDDGKCVICDSYVRPCTLVRICDECNYGSYQGRCVICGGPGVSDAYYCKSCTTLEKDRDGCPKIVNLGSSKTDLFYERKKYGFKQNY; the protein is encoded by the exons ATGGCTAAACATCATCCAGATTTGATTTTCTGCCGTAAACAGCCAGGCGTTG CTATAGGCCGGCTTTGCGAGAAGGATGATGGAAAGTGTGTGATCTGTGACTCGTATGTGCGCCCTTGCACCTTGGTGCGCATTTGTGACGAATGCAATTATGGTTCATATCAAGGACGTTGTGTTATCTGCGGCGGTCCCGGCGTATCCGATGCCTACTATTGTAAGTCCTGCACCACGTTGGAAAAAGAT cgTGATGGCTGCCccaaaattgttaatttggGCAGCTCTAAGACTGATTTGTTCTATGAGCGCAAGAAATACGGCTTTAAACAGAA TTATTGA
- the LOC108601953 gene encoding kynurenine formamidase: MYHPNEKNVDLERDYLPSMHSKRFQDQPNPDLAVIENHLKLCAQHTNDLVTKHGVKVETLRYAGVDDRQVVDVYCKPEANNGKLFVYVHGGYWQEMDKEHSGSIVLPLVKRGYRVAVMEYNLCPQVTLTQLLDQFTQFLLWVFDYAERTATTEIHFAGHSAGAHLMAQLFHVPQLISTERRQKVKTVFFMGGVYDLRELWPLKGVNPNNLLSLDANNCNELSPMLWPWHADSASWAGTQSYVLTAENESVTFKEQSREFAKLLQEAGFSVSFKLFDRYDHFDIIEECVEDDSTITQYLLAALGKATK, encoded by the exons atgTACCATCCCAACGAAAAAAACGTTGATCTCGAGCGAGATTATTTGCCCAGTATGCACTCTAAGAGATTTCAGGATCAACCGAATCCCGATTTGGCCGTGATTGAAAATCACTTAAAGCTTTGTGCGCAAC ACACCAATGACCTCGTAACTAAGCATGGCGTCAAGGTAGAAACCTTGAGATATGCTGGCGTGGATGATCGCCAAGTTGTTGATGTTTACTGTAAGCCTGAAGCAAACAATGGAAAgctgtttgtttatgtgcatGGCGGCTACTGGCAAGAGATGGACAAGGAGCACTCCGGGTCAATTGTGTTGCCATTGGTGAAACGCGGGTATAGGGTGGCGGTAATGGAGTATAATCTGTGTCCACAAGTGACGTTGACACAGCTGCTTGATCAGTTtactcaatttttattatgggTATTTGACTATGCTGAACGAACGGCAACAACTGAAATTCATTTTGCTGGCCACTCGGCTGGTGCTCATCTGATGGCACAGTTGTTTCATGTGCCGCAGCTAATCTCCACAGAGCGACGCCAAAAGGTTAAGACTGTCTTCTTCATGGGTGGCGTATATGATTTACGTGAATTATGGCCACTAAAAGGTGTCAATCCCAATAATCTACTTAGCTTAGACGCTAACAATTGCAACGAGTTATCACCCATGCTTTGGCCTTGGCATGCTGACAGCGCTAGCTGGGCGGGCACGCAGTCTTATGTCCTAACTGCAGAGAACGAGAGCGTTACCTTCAAGGAACAAAGTCGTGAATTTGCCAAGTTATTGCAGGAAGCTGGATTTTCTgtaagctttaagctttttgaTAGATACGATCACTTTGATATAATTGAGGAGTGTGTTGAGGATGATTCCACTATAACCCAGTACCTCTTAGCTGCACTtggcaaagcaacaaaatga
- the LOC108594247 gene encoding LOW QUALITY PROTEIN: coiled-coil domain-containing protein 102A (The sequence of the model RefSeq protein was modified relative to this genomic sequence to represent the inferred CDS: deleted 1 base in 1 codon), giving the protein MSQVTSQTTQSASAVQASSRRLPNNDPSVCVGGFGDTEWEARESQRQRELHEARARAAQMEKTMKWWSDCTANWREKWSKVRNERNKAREESKQLGIKLEVAMKETHSLKREKNDLEQQITQLKKEMEKVHTLMMMKHAGQFHRADTNEEAEANRRDANCSPDISSDGLKNVNSEDGLVTKLPNDVKDLDIEEFALKGAMPKHLSELDKAAEEKRLIQQLSKDDFDEEYFLQKISMLQLRLDEAQKTLQLERDEKHELHKNLEKITLELQDVRSRQEELRSAKQDAVRELLTLQEQHRAEMRIEIGARENLERRLGELRTELEHLQAENATEWGKRERLESEKLALERDNKKLRAELRDYQERSDRKCRPMQSNDVELRALQQELSDRNKEISEVKLSHAKLKKLLAESNTELGHAVRRAEQYEAEVKRLRQRVEELKRELAGAEDELDSAVNQVRRLQRSNDELVGQAEGLQVQLQHVQNRRAPSPQLRGMGGVQLRNKIAVELPSECLPNINDLRQIFDDTHAGMRSSHNGCDTAAAHHAASVKRSSHTERTLLQQQQSNAAAAAAFYDAKTTHFEENIFESKSRNLEFERAKQKFDNPHHHHNHQRQQRSGNRANLALPLKCSNNVNTANKDELNRQVYDQDQLNAGYARNSVNLDGLKVSDDETP; this is encoded by the exons ATGTCACAGGTGACGTCGCAGACGACGCAAAGCGCTTCTGCGGTGCAAGCGAGCAGCAGACGTCTGCCAAACAATGATCCTAGTGTATGCGTGGGCGGCTTCGGCGATACGGAGTGGGAAGCTCGTGAg TCGCAGCGTCAACGGGAGTTACATGAGGCGCGCGCTCGTGCGGCACAGATGGAAAAGACTATGAAGTGGTG GTCTGACTGCACTGCCAATTGGCGTGAGAAATGGAGTAAG gtGCGTAACGAGCGTAACAAGGCGCGCGAGGAATCTAAGCAATTGGGCATCAAACTGGAGGTCGCCATGAAGGAAACGCATTCGCTAAAACGCGAGAAAAATGATCTGGAGCAGCAGATAACGCAGCTCAAAAAGGAAATGGAAAAGGTGCACACGCTGATG ATGATGAAGCATGCCGGTCAATTTCATCGCGCCGATACCAACGAGGAGGCGGAGGCCAATAGACGCGATGCCAACTGCTCGCCAGACATTTCTTCAGATGGCctgaaaaatgtaaatagtGAGGATGGTCTGGTCACCAAGCTACCCAATGATGTGAAAGATTTGGATATAGAAGAGTTTGCTTTGAAGGGCGCTATGCCGAAACATTTAAGCGAGCTGGACAAGGCGGCTGAAGAGAAACGCTTGATACAGCAGCTGTCTAAAGATGACTTTGATGAGGAGTACTTTCTGCAAAAGATATCGATGTTGCAATTGCGTTTGGATGAGGCACAAAAGACCCTGCAATTGGAAAGAGA TGAAAAGCATGAATTGCATAAAAACTTGGAGAAGATAACATTGGAGCTGCAGGATGTGCGCAGCAGACAGGAAGAGCTGCGGTCTGCTAAGCAGGATGCAGTGCGTGAGCTCTTGACGTTGCAGGAGCAACATCGCGCGGAAATGCGTATTGAAATTGGCGCACGTGAAAATCTGGAGCGTCG GCTTGGCGAGCTGCGCACTGAGCTGGAGCATTTGCAGGCAGAGAATGCTACCGAATGGGGCAAACGCGAACGTCTGGAGTCTGAAAAGTTAGCGCTAGAGCgcgacaataaaaaattacgtGCCGAGCTACGTGACTATCAAGAGCGCTCGGATCGTAAATGTCGACCCATGCAGTCCAATGATGTGGAGCTGCGCGCCTTGCAACAGGAACTCTCGGATCGCAACAAGGAGATTAGTGAAGTTAAGTTGTCGCATGCTAAACTAAAAAAGCTGCTGGCTGAGTCCAACACTGAGCTGGGACATGCGGTGCGCAGAGCTGAACAATATGAGGCAGAG GTAAAACGCCTCCGCCAACGAGTAGAGGAGCTAAAGCGTGAACTAGCTGGCGCTGAGGATGAGCTGGATTCGGCTGTTAACCAAGTGCGTCGACTGCAGCGCTCCAATGATGAGCTAGTGGGTCAAGCCGAAGGTCTgcaagtgcagctgcagcatgtgCAAAACAG ACGTGCGCCAAGTCCTCAGCTACGCGGCATGGGGGGCGTGCAGTTGAGGAATAAGATTGCCGTTGAGCTGCCCAGCGAGTGCTTGCCGAACATAAACGATTTGCGTCAGATCTTTGATGATACACACGCCGGCATGCGGAGCTCTCACAATGGCTGCGACACGGCTGCAGCGCATCATGCTGCGTCGGTTAAGCGCTCGAGTCACACGGAGCGCacgctgttgcaacaacagcaaagcaatgcggcagctgcggcggcgtTTTATGATGCCAAGACAACGCACTTTGAGGAGAATATATTTGAGAGTAAATCACGTAATTTGGAGTTTGAGCGTGCCAAGCAAAAGTTTGACAATCCACATCATCATCACAATcatcagcggcagcaacgTAGTGGCAATCGTGCCAATCTTGCGTTGCCGCTTaagtgcagcaacaatgtCAACACTGCCAACAAGGACGAGCTCAACAGGCAGGTCTATGATCAGGATCAGCTGAATGCTGGCTATGCACGCAATAGCGTCAATTTAGATGGTCTTAAGGTATCCGACGATGAG ACTCCGTAG
- the LOC108599722 gene encoding coatomer subunit epsilon: MSRHNEDDVNSALFDARNEYYIGNFMGSINFVLPEQGTAGAELLSYMYMSYLAIDSGRIVASDIKESNTTPLLALRLINEAFEQPARTEEILEKLTDKVASDDDETNLWHIATAIVYCYDGQFENALKILHGSTNLESMALSVQCLLRLQRVDLAKQLVAKMQEISDDATLTQLSQAWVALAQGTEQMQDAFHIYQEFCEKFKPTPALLNGQAVVHLGLERYEEAEAVLRESLTKKHNDYDTLINMMVLSHLTGKSTETITRYWEQLRQFYPKSDFVSELDKKSAEFDRLCLEYEPKGDQLLAI, encoded by the coding sequence ATGAGTAGACACAATGAAGACGACGTAAACTCTGCGCTATTCGATGCACGCAATGAGTACTATATTGGCAATTTCATGGGCTCCATCAATTTTGTGCTGCCTGAGCAGGGCACAGCCGGAGCAGAGCTGCTCTCGTACATGTACATGTCATATCTGGCTATCGATTCGGGACGTATAGTCGCCTCGGACATAAAGGAGAGCAACACAACGCCTTTGCTGGCACTACGCTTGATCAATGAGGCCTTTGAGCAGCCCGCACGCACGGAGGAAATACTCGAGAAGCTAACAGATAAGGTGGCCAGTGATGATGACGAGACAAACCTTTGGCACATTGCCACCGCTATTGTCTACTGTTACGATGGACAGTTTGAAAATGCACTTAAGATCTTGCATGGCTCCACCAATCTGGAATCGATGGCTTTGTCCGTGCAGTGTTTGCTGCGTCTGCAACGCGTGGATCTTGCCAAGCAATTGGTGGCAAAAATGCAAGAGATTAGTGACGATGCTACTTTGACACAATTGTCACAAGCCTGGGTTGCGCTGGCACAAGGAACGGAGCAGATGCAGGACGCATTCCACATTTACCAAGAGTTCTGCGAAAAGTTTAAGCCAACACCTGCGCTGCTCAATGGACAGGCGGTTGTACACTTAGGTTTGGAGCGCTATGAGGAAGCAGAGGCTGTCCTACGTGAGTCGCTGACCAAGAAGCATAATGATTATGATACACTCATCAATATGATGGTGCTTTCGCATCTGACGGGCAAGTCAACAGAGACTATTACGCGCTACTGGGAGCAACTAAGGCAATTCTATCCAAAGAGTGATTTTGTCAGCGAACTGGATAAGAAGTCGGCTGAGTTTGATAGGCTATGTCTGGAGTATGAGCCCAAGGGCGATCAGTTGCTGGCgatataa
- the LOC108601875 gene encoding uncharacterized protein LOC108601875, which produces MVSRGAKFTGICIAIYLVYAIFVFFILPFMLPSPVDMVRSIVTRQTAHLGDLRNYTLETGGNPKRSLLVMYRGSGALSLLDALTRQAGGYHHFAPLVAYNDRLTEKQDIDLGLEHLVSLFNCDYSHARDMLYYAKRTPLYKHFYGVQWEICQAYSNEVCWNPDTMSKICKLFPFINMSVYNLRLQFIAALLKRKDLNVNIVLLIRDPRDIINSRANRVWCSRNVNCTQPHHLCENMVMDHMYAMHLQNEFPQRFRVVYYEDMAQHPQAALRKIFDFFGLPIVFTNDTPLYFEAPNTWTTGMINSQVLEVENACREAMKLWKYQPAFSQNDVSVDDTAPSKQKKP; this is translated from the exons atGGTTAGCCGTGGCGCAAAATTTACCGGCATTTGTATTGCCATTTACTTGGTATATGccatatttgtgttttttatattaccCTTCATGCTGCCGAGTCCAGTAGACATGGTACGCTCTATAGTGACAAGACAGACTGCTCATTTGGGCGATCTGAGAAACTATACGTTGGAGACGGGCGGCAATCCCAAGCGTTCGTTGCTTGTCATGTACAGGGGCTCAGGTGCCCTCAGTTTGCTGGATGCATTGACACGTCAAGCAGGTGGCTATCATCATTTTGCGCCATTGGTAGCGTATAATGATCGTTTAACGGAAAAGCAGGATATAGACCTCGGCTTGGAGCATTTGGTATCCCTTTTTAACTGCGATTATTCTCACGCAAGGGATATGCTTTATTACGCGAAGAGAACGCCattatacaaacatttttacgGTGTACAGTGGGAGATATGCCAGGCCTACTCTAATGAGGTCTGCTGGAATCCTGACACCATGTCCAAGATCTGCAAGCTCTTTCCATTCATCAACATGTCTGTGTACAATTTGAGACTTCAGTTTATTGCCGCATTGCTAAAGCGCAAGGA TTTGAATGTCAATATTGTGTTACTGATACGTGATCCTCGGGATATAATAAACTCGCGTGCCAACCGTGTCTGGTGTAGTCGAAATGTGAATTGCACTCAGCCGCATCATCTCTGTGAAAATATGGTGATGGATCACATGTATGCCATGCATCTGCAAAACGAGTTCCCCCAACGCTTTAG AGTCGTTTACTACGAGGATATGGCGCAACATCCCCAAGCAGCACTTCGAAAAATCTTTGACTTTTTCGGTTTGCCTATTGTGTTTACCAATGACACTCCATTGTATTTTGAAGCACCGAACACATGGACTACCGGAATGATAAACAGTCAAGTTCTTGAAGTGGAAAACGCTTGTCGTGAAGCTATGAAGCTGTGGAAATACCAGCCTGCTTTTTCTCAGAACGATGTATCAGTTGATGATACAGCACCGTCGAAGCAAAAGAAAccttaa